A portion of the Edaphobacter lichenicola genome contains these proteins:
- a CDS encoding cytochrome c — MERSKNAFWIKALFALASVFSVAWALEHYSPKTVAAQTSHDPVIYLNQGWSQEVRNSYYHISQGSTVMPYDIFLNLEVAGSEELFRSDANSDRYGLILEAANPQTNPDGLPVGLSKTVTAEGPWKGVAVGLTCAACHEAELHYQGKRVRIEGGVGNTFDIEGYLYALDDAVQATLTDSSKFDRLAARLGASSSNAKSELRQRFQKSADRIHSYRTRTLVTPSPWGPARMDAIGLIVNRMTSIEPEIPENWSTPLAPTKPPFLWNAPQGSWTQWRGTIQDPIQRNSTETLGVYLSMNLTAKTPEQGLFDSNARLDNLEEIEDWLAHLAPPKWPEEVFGKIDRTKAAEGKKLFEAHCAQCHNSYPYTWTEANKYGKRFLEVGLVPQKYVGTDPGQFEDLRPYALTAQLSPNLPPPLKDKDLVPTGYLYVALQELVVDTALKKLNLTEGEAVKIHGYREFPLARPSEVPHYKAAPRDGVWATPPFMHNGSVPSLYEMLIPAKERTKKFYLGREFDPVKVGLDTSGKSGTFLIDTTLRGNSNAGHSFENAPLGNGVIGPLLTEEQRWALIEYLKSIPDEEGRVTPFGGPPNAKTGHAKWAQQPEPPTN, encoded by the coding sequence ATGGAGCGCAGCAAGAATGCTTTCTGGATCAAGGCTCTATTTGCCTTGGCGTCGGTGTTTTCCGTAGCGTGGGCGCTTGAGCATTATTCCCCAAAGACTGTTGCAGCTCAGACTTCGCATGATCCCGTTATCTATCTCAATCAGGGATGGTCACAGGAGGTTCGTAACAGTTACTACCATATTTCTCAAGGCTCAACTGTCATGCCGTATGACATCTTCCTGAACCTGGAAGTGGCCGGCAGTGAGGAGTTATTTCGGTCAGATGCGAATAGCGATCGCTACGGTTTGATACTCGAGGCGGCAAATCCGCAGACCAATCCCGACGGCTTGCCGGTAGGACTGAGCAAGACCGTGACCGCGGAAGGGCCGTGGAAAGGCGTGGCTGTCGGCTTGACCTGCGCTGCCTGTCATGAAGCAGAGCTGCATTACCAAGGAAAGCGAGTTCGCATCGAAGGTGGAGTTGGAAATACTTTTGACATTGAGGGTTATTTGTATGCTCTCGACGATGCCGTTCAGGCAACGTTAACAGACTCATCAAAATTTGATCGCCTAGCCGCGCGCCTAGGGGCGTCCAGTTCGAACGCCAAGAGCGAACTGCGTCAACGTTTCCAGAAGTCTGCTGATCGCATCCATAGCTACCGCACTCGTACCCTGGTCACTCCGTCCCCATGGGGACCGGCGCGAATGGACGCTATCGGCTTGATCGTGAACCGAATGACTTCAATCGAACCAGAGATTCCTGAGAATTGGTCTACTCCGCTCGCGCCTACTAAACCGCCCTTTCTTTGGAACGCTCCGCAAGGATCGTGGACTCAGTGGCGCGGCACCATCCAGGACCCTATCCAACGTAACTCCACCGAGACTTTGGGCGTTTATCTGTCCATGAACCTGACTGCCAAGACGCCGGAGCAAGGTCTTTTCGATTCGAATGCTCGCCTGGACAATCTCGAGGAGATCGAGGACTGGTTGGCTCACCTCGCGCCCCCCAAGTGGCCCGAAGAAGTGTTCGGAAAGATCGATCGAACAAAAGCCGCGGAAGGCAAGAAGCTATTCGAGGCTCACTGTGCACAGTGCCACAATTCCTATCCCTACACGTGGACCGAGGCCAACAAATACGGCAAGCGCTTTCTTGAAGTTGGACTAGTTCCGCAAAAATATGTAGGAACAGACCCGGGACAGTTTGAAGACCTGCGGCCGTACGCACTGACCGCACAGCTCAGTCCAAATTTGCCGCCACCGCTTAAAGATAAAGATCTCGTGCCGACAGGCTATCTCTACGTCGCCTTGCAGGAACTCGTTGTTGATACGGCTCTGAAGAAACTCAATCTGACCGAAGGTGAGGCGGTTAAGATACACGGATACCGGGAATTTCCGCTTGCTCGTCCTTCGGAAGTGCCCCATTACAAAGCAGCACCACGAGATGGCGTATGGGCGACACCGCCTTTCATGCATAACGGGTCAGTGCCTAGTCTCTATGAGATGCTCATTCCTGCGAAGGAACGAACTAAGAAGTTTTACCTGGGACGAGAGTTCGACCCGGTCAAAGTTGGATTGGACACCTCAGGAAAATCCGGAACCTTTCTCATAGACACGACGTTACGCGGCAATTCAAATGCTGGCCACTCGTTCGAAAATGCCCCGCTTGGGAATGGAGTCATTGGCCCTCTACTGACTGAGGAGCAACGCTGGGCGCTCATTGAATATTTGAAGTCGATTCCGGATGAGGAAGGTCGCGTCACGCCGTTTGGCGGACCGCCAAATGCGAAAACTGGGCATGCTAAATGGGCACAACAGCCTGAGCCTCCGACAAATTAA
- a CDS encoding DUF4331 family protein, with protein sequence MSDHVDGPRSIGDPSIDLTDLFAFTSPEDPSRTVLVANVFPSAGASAMFSNVVNHSIVVRRMTVAGLGEAAKFKPDDKEYRFNCKFTDLQRVANGSKPTQKGTCTFPSGQELTFVVNDERGASTPDGVFRVFAGLRSDPFYLAWLVAILKKFPNLLEHDNVLSIVIDFDTKQVLNPDKGPLFGVIAETSAIPQPRTLIGHEPPRFDWVGRPEQTNMRLNNPAMEGADDVRDLWNQMTPFALAEEFQPIFRKRLLDSLTNWDMRDGKADWPPAALTAVINVYLDDFLLFDVSKPINDTSFFEIEKSTLHGQPYQTGGGRTVNANVIDIMLTWMVNNDREFLQGGATGATKPGSNSFPYLASPNTQIQTAVESVELAASPDKVWALIGDFGAVWEPLVASIITVGTGVGQLRTIETIDGKRIIERLEAIDNSQRSYRYSLISGIQATDYVGTLTVSPKELGSLVKWQVQYWADGQPDILVKTIISTLLKTSLGSLRERFGVTQ encoded by the coding sequence ATGTCAGACCACGTAGATGGGCCGCGGTCGATCGGCGATCCATCGATTGACCTCACCGATCTGTTCGCGTTCACCAGCCCCGAAGATCCTAGCCGCACCGTGCTTGTCGCGAATGTCTTTCCATCCGCGGGAGCCAGCGCAATGTTTTCAAACGTCGTCAACCATTCCATCGTAGTTCGCCGAATGACGGTTGCGGGGCTTGGCGAAGCTGCCAAATTCAAGCCTGACGATAAGGAATATCGCTTCAACTGTAAGTTCACCGACCTGCAGCGGGTGGCAAACGGCTCGAAACCTACACAGAAAGGCACTTGCACCTTTCCAAGCGGCCAGGAACTCACATTTGTCGTGAATGACGAAAGAGGAGCGTCTACTCCGGACGGAGTCTTTCGCGTCTTCGCGGGCTTGCGCTCGGACCCGTTCTATCTCGCGTGGCTCGTCGCGATCCTGAAGAAATTTCCCAATCTGCTAGAACACGATAACGTTCTCTCGATCGTCATCGATTTCGATACGAAGCAGGTTCTGAATCCCGATAAAGGCCCTCTGTTCGGCGTCATCGCCGAGACGAGTGCAATACCACAACCTCGTACTCTCATCGGACATGAGCCTCCGCGCTTTGATTGGGTAGGTCGGCCGGAACAGACAAACATGCGCCTCAACAATCCGGCAATGGAAGGTGCAGACGACGTGCGGGATCTCTGGAACCAGATGACTCCTTTTGCGCTCGCAGAAGAATTTCAGCCCATCTTTCGCAAGCGCTTATTGGATAGCTTGACGAATTGGGATATGCGCGATGGAAAGGCGGACTGGCCCCCCGCGGCGTTGACAGCCGTCATCAATGTCTACCTGGATGATTTCTTATTGTTTGACGTGTCGAAACCTATCAACGACACCAGCTTTTTTGAGATAGAAAAGAGCACCCTTCACGGACAGCCCTACCAGACAGGCGGCGGTCGCACCGTCAACGCCAACGTTATCGACATCATGCTTACCTGGATGGTGAACAACGACCGCGAGTTCCTGCAAGGGGGAGCCACAGGGGCGACGAAGCCGGGATCCAACTCATTTCCCTATCTTGCTTCGCCCAATACTCAAATACAGACCGCTGTCGAAAGCGTTGAACTGGCAGCCTCGCCCGACAAGGTGTGGGCGCTTATCGGGGACTTTGGTGCTGTATGGGAGCCATTAGTCGCCAGCATCATCACCGTTGGCACTGGCGTCGGACAGTTACGTACGATCGAGACGATCGACGGCAAGCGGATCATTGAAAGACTGGAAGCAATTGACAACTCGCAGAGGTCATATCGCTACTCGTTGATTAGCGGTATTCAGGCCACCGATTACGTCGGAACACTAACCGTCAGTCCGAAAGAACTCGGCAGCTTAGTCAAGTGGCAGGTGCAATATTGGGCGGACGGCCAACCCGACATTCTTGTAAAGACGATTATCAGCACTCTGCTCAAGACGAGTCTCGGAAGCCTAAGAGAGCGCTTTGGTGTAACTCAATGA
- a CDS encoding tetratricopeptide repeat protein: MTETPILETALPLATSGDIAVINLESARGQSWNRFQRYPERPGVAGYIVEQEQMTLQFLSDARALDRLESLIEQLVRTGIEPTQLALIQAQVASTAHRFSEARDYLRAAEDYGRLPSAANRLLLSIDQACGDKLDTLLESRRQIAAESGRLEDLVPLGSLLADLGQFDEADSIYKQAFRSYQDVSPFALAWVCFQLGVLWGELVPEVQSSRAADWYRRAIEYVPSYVKARVHLSEIYLEDQLIGDAEALLLPALASGDPEVDWRLADVMTAQGRASAGKKYLENAARGFEALLDNYLLAFADHGAEFYSGSGNDPGRALELADLNLANRPTLRAFEQTYETAVGAGQLQAASEILTAATLRWGASHAFSFSPLAECGTASMGGSDALLNELKGAKDDNRP, from the coding sequence ATGACCGAAACTCCGATTCTTGAAACTGCACTTCCGCTGGCTACGTCCGGTGATATTGCCGTCATCAACCTGGAGAGTGCACGCGGGCAGAGCTGGAACCGTTTCCAACGGTATCCGGAACGTCCCGGAGTAGCAGGATACATCGTTGAACAAGAGCAGATGACTCTGCAGTTTCTAAGCGACGCCCGTGCGCTTGACCGCCTTGAGAGTTTGATCGAACAGCTCGTTCGGACAGGCATCGAACCAACGCAACTCGCGCTTATCCAGGCTCAGGTTGCGTCGACGGCACATCGATTTTCTGAAGCGCGGGACTATTTACGGGCCGCTGAAGACTATGGGCGATTGCCTTCAGCCGCCAACCGACTGCTTTTGAGCATCGACCAGGCATGCGGAGACAAACTCGATACTCTGTTGGAGAGTCGCCGCCAAATAGCCGCCGAGTCCGGACGATTAGAGGACCTCGTACCACTTGGCTCATTGCTCGCGGATTTAGGTCAGTTCGATGAGGCCGATAGCATCTATAAACAAGCATTCAGGAGCTATCAAGACGTCTCCCCGTTTGCCTTGGCGTGGGTGTGCTTTCAGCTAGGGGTGCTGTGGGGTGAACTTGTGCCTGAAGTGCAGTCGAGTCGAGCGGCAGACTGGTATCGTAGGGCCATCGAATATGTGCCCAGCTATGTCAAAGCACGCGTTCATCTATCGGAGATCTATTTGGAAGACCAGTTGATCGGAGACGCGGAAGCGTTGCTCCTTCCGGCGCTGGCATCCGGCGACCCTGAAGTCGATTGGCGACTCGCGGATGTGATGACCGCGCAGGGCAGAGCTTCGGCAGGAAAGAAATACTTGGAAAACGCAGCACGCGGTTTCGAGGCGCTTCTCGACAACTATCTACTCGCATTCGCGGATCATGGTGCAGAGTTTTATTCTGGCAGCGGCAATGATCCCGGTAGAGCATTGGAACTTGCCGACCTTAATCTCGCGAATCGCCCGACGTTGCGCGCTTTTGAACAAACCTACGAGACGGCAGTAGGCGCCGGCCAGCTACAAGCCGCCTCCGAAATTCTGACTGCCGCCACGCTTCGCTGGGGAGCTAGCCACGCTTTCAGCTTCTCGCCGCTGGCAGAGTGTGGAACTGCTTCCATGGGCGGTTCTGACGCGTTATTAAACGAGTTGAAAGGAGCAAAAGATGATAATCGACCGTAG